The following are from one region of the Salicibibacter kimchii genome:
- a CDS encoding type IV pilus twitching motility protein PilT yields the protein MNIKQLLAFAHDKKASDLHLTVGHPPVIRLNGFLETTGDVALTAQDTATAAEEMTSKEQYKKFLTDGELDFSYELKGYGRFRCNVYKQKSSIGLALRMIPNAPPQMEDLGLPTLIKSFSERAQGLVLVTGPTGSGKTTTLAAIIDDMNRNMKRHIITLEDPIEYMHVHQQSLVNQRQIGEDTRSFPQGLRAALRQDPDVILVGEMRDRETIQTALTAAETGHLVLATLHTVNAPQTVDRIIDVFPGSEQSQIRIQLAAVLAGIVSQSLLPTKTNDGRTAAMEVLVNNYAVANLIRSDKIHQLKSILETSRQYGMQTIEMAFQQLLDQGIISRDTFKEGMIGRGHDVSILNM from the coding sequence ATGAACATTAAACAACTGCTTGCTTTTGCCCATGATAAAAAGGCATCAGACCTTCATTTAACCGTTGGACATCCCCCTGTCATTCGGCTTAACGGCTTCTTGGAAACAACCGGGGATGTGGCGTTAACGGCTCAGGATACGGCTACCGCAGCAGAAGAAATGACATCAAAGGAGCAGTATAAAAAATTTTTAACGGATGGAGAACTGGACTTTTCCTATGAGTTAAAAGGATACGGGCGCTTTCGTTGCAACGTATATAAACAAAAAAGTTCTATCGGGCTTGCTTTAAGGATGATCCCGAACGCGCCGCCGCAAATGGAAGACCTCGGGCTTCCGACATTGATCAAAAGTTTTTCCGAGCGTGCGCAGGGACTTGTCCTTGTTACCGGTCCAACGGGGAGCGGGAAAACAACGACGTTGGCCGCTATAATTGATGATATGAACCGCAACATGAAAAGGCATATTATTACTTTGGAAGATCCGATTGAATACATGCATGTCCATCAACAGTCGCTCGTGAACCAACGACAAATCGGGGAAGATACCCGCAGTTTTCCTCAAGGGTTGCGCGCGGCGCTCAGGCAGGATCCGGATGTCATTCTCGTCGGAGAAATGCGCGATCGGGAAACGATTCAGACGGCTTTGACGGCTGCAGAAACCGGTCATCTCGTTTTGGCTACGTTACATACCGTAAATGCGCCCCAGACCGTGGATCGGATCATCGATGTTTTCCCCGGTTCGGAACAATCACAAATTCGCATCCAATTGGCCGCTGTTCTCGCCGGAATCGTCTCACAATCGCTTTTGCCCACAAAAACAAACGATGGACGAACGGCAGCTATGGAAGTGCTCGTTAATAATTATGCGGTGGCAAACCTCATCCGTTCCGATAAAATTCATCAATTGAAAAGTATCTTGGAAACCAGCCGACAATATGGCATGCAAACGATAGAAATGGCCTTTCAACAATTGTTAGATCAGGGTATTATTTCTCGGGATACCTTTAAAGAGGGGATGATTGGAAGGGGGCATGATGTATCGATTTTGAATATGTAA
- a CDS encoding GspE/PulE family protein, with protein MTPREKHKRLGDLLVEVNVISEEQLSQALAEQKNSGLRLGDQLTALGFIDEQRLVEVLEFQLGIPHVKLHKQQIDRGILNLISEEVAKGYQVLPMSKKGNKLVVAMADPLNYHAIDDMRLSTGFDIQPVIAKKEELALAINRYFGMQKSINRMMQEYTEDLTEDAEELTKQNSDDSPAAQMMNQIMAQAVHESASDVHIDPQEEETAIRFRVDGFLRTERIVPANMHPVVTARVKIMSNLDVAERRLPQDGRFQMTIDYKQIDIRVSLLPTIHREKIVLRILDLSRTIGGIDELGFSEENLFNQMISRPYGLVLVTGPTGSGKSSTLYAALQRLNTEDTNIITIEDPVEYQLKGINQIQTNAAIGLDFAKGLRTILRQDPNIIMVGEIRDRETAEIALRAAMTGHLVLSTLHTNDAASSISRLIDMGIEPFLITSALIGSVGQRLVRRVCPICAEKQEMRANEKDIFSKFGIEMNDVLKGRGCPSCNQTGYKGRIAVHEVLKVDDHLGKMVAMKKPDNSYREYLAEQGFVTMFEDGLQKVAADKTTLEEIYRVSLD; from the coding sequence ATGACCCCAAGAGAGAAGCATAAACGTTTGGGCGATCTGTTGGTTGAAGTGAACGTGATTTCAGAAGAGCAGCTTTCTCAAGCACTTGCGGAACAAAAAAATTCGGGATTGCGTCTAGGCGACCAATTAACGGCATTGGGATTTATCGATGAACAAAGGCTGGTGGAAGTGCTTGAGTTCCAGCTGGGCATTCCTCATGTCAAGTTGCACAAACAACAGATTGACCGGGGCATCCTCAATCTGATCAGCGAAGAAGTGGCCAAAGGATATCAAGTACTGCCGATGAGCAAAAAGGGAAACAAGCTGGTTGTGGCCATGGCTGACCCGTTGAATTACCACGCCATTGACGACATGCGTTTGAGCACCGGATTTGACATCCAACCGGTCATTGCAAAAAAAGAAGAACTCGCTCTCGCTATTAACCGCTATTTCGGCATGCAGAAATCGATCAACCGTATGATGCAGGAATACACCGAAGATCTGACTGAAGACGCAGAGGAACTTACGAAACAAAATTCGGATGATTCACCGGCGGCGCAAATGATGAATCAAATTATGGCGCAAGCGGTTCATGAGTCAGCCAGTGATGTTCATATTGATCCACAGGAAGAGGAGACGGCCATTCGATTCCGCGTGGACGGGTTTTTGCGAACAGAAAGGATCGTCCCCGCCAATATGCACCCAGTCGTAACGGCGAGAGTGAAAATTATGTCCAATCTCGATGTTGCTGAACGCCGTCTTCCGCAAGATGGACGTTTTCAGATGACCATTGATTACAAACAAATTGATATCAGAGTGTCGTTATTGCCCACGATTCACAGGGAGAAAATTGTACTCAGAATCCTCGATTTGTCTCGAACCATCGGAGGAATTGACGAACTAGGATTTTCGGAAGAGAACTTGTTTAATCAGATGATCAGTCGTCCGTACGGCCTTGTTTTGGTGACGGGGCCGACAGGGTCCGGGAAATCGAGTACATTATATGCTGCTTTGCAACGGTTGAATACAGAGGATACGAACATTATTACGATTGAAGACCCTGTGGAATATCAGCTAAAAGGAATTAATCAGATTCAGACGAATGCTGCTATCGGTCTCGATTTTGCCAAGGGCTTGCGCACGATTTTGAGGCAAGACCCGAACATTATAATGGTTGGGGAAATAAGGGATCGCGAAACGGCTGAAATTGCCTTACGAGCCGCCATGACCGGTCATCTCGTGCTGAGTACGTTACATACGAACGATGCAGCCAGCTCGATCAGCCGGTTAATCGATATGGGTATCGAACCGTTTTTGATCACGTCCGCGCTTATCGGATCTGTCGGCCAACGACTGGTGCGCCGTGTATGTCCTATTTGTGCCGAGAAGCAAGAAATGCGTGCAAATGAAAAAGACATCTTTTCAAAATTCGGCATCGAAATGAATGATGTACTAAAAGGAAGAGGTTGCCCGTCCTGTAATCAAACGGGTTATAAAGGGCGTATAGCCGTCCACGAAGTACTCAAGGTTGATGACCATTTAGGGAAAATGGTGGCAATGAAGAAGCCGGATAACTCCTACCGGGAATATCTCGCTGAACAAGGCTTCGTTACCATGTTCGAGGACGGCTTGCAGAAGGTGGCTGCAGACAAGACCACATTGGAAGAGATCTACCGTGTATCTTTAGACTGA
- a CDS encoding bifunctional diguanylate cyclase/phosphodiesterase, whose amino-acid sequence MKDGGIEVDKEEMPKVLKELGDIRHALDRSSILAITDGDGRMLYANEKFCEISKYNVGELLEQNHRMIYSSYHSRDFFENMGKTIEGGDVWQGELRNQAKDGSFYWVAMTIVPFMNEKGEAYKFVSIGNDITRRKQMEEEVKEREEKYRLITENSSDLISIIDLEGNLLYVSPSYKDFLGQDMRSSNIIQWIHEDDRDLFTNGIKDVFATKTTSRLEFRIEQESGNYIDVEARINVIFDDAGDVRNLVCVIRDMTERKKAEETIYHLAYHDTLTELPNRRFFVDSLQKEIYQATRIQSQLGVLFLDVDKFKTINDSYGHDMGDFTLIEVAKRIRKCIRPSDLVARIGGDELTILLTNISSNEEVEAVAERIRDSFKEPFELNGTSQTLSCSIGISLFPSDGRDVDELLQRADIALYTVKAQGRGRFLFFQPEMERRHLERSILENELRKAVQQELFYLEYQPKKNLCTGAIFGMEALVRWGHPELGTVSPGKFIPVAEETGLIIPIGEWVLREGCKQAKAWQDQGYKSLTLSVNMSVQQFTQNLPAKIQEILNDTGLEPRWLELEVTESIFADLAYSLKILKEIRALGVHISIDDFGTGYSSFSYIKHLPVDTLKIDASFTQDIHENDESQAIVKSILEVAKTLNIGVVAEGIERQEQLSALSQDGCFQGQGFLFSKPLSKEKFEKYLGSKE is encoded by the coding sequence ATGAAGGACGGAGGTATAGAAGTGGACAAGGAAGAAATGCCTAAAGTGTTGAAAGAGCTTGGCGACATCAGACATGCGTTGGATCGCTCCTCCATTTTGGCTATCACGGATGGAGATGGGAGGATGTTATATGCCAATGAGAAATTTTGCGAAATATCAAAATATAACGTCGGAGAATTGCTTGAGCAGAATCACCGAATGATTTATTCCTCTTATCATTCCAGGGATTTTTTTGAAAATATGGGAAAGACGATTGAAGGCGGGGACGTTTGGCAAGGAGAGTTGCGAAATCAAGCTAAAGATGGGTCCTTTTATTGGGTGGCTATGACGATCGTTCCCTTTATGAATGAAAAAGGAGAAGCCTATAAATTTGTATCGATTGGAAATGACATTACACGTCGCAAACAAATGGAAGAAGAGGTAAAAGAAAGAGAAGAGAAATATCGCCTCATTACGGAGAACTCATCAGATCTCATTTCCATCATTGATCTGGAAGGCAACCTTTTGTATGTGTCCCCATCCTATAAGGATTTTCTAGGACAAGATATGAGGTCCAGCAACATTATTCAATGGATCCACGAAGATGACCGTGATCTTTTTACTAATGGAATTAAAGATGTATTTGCTACGAAAACAACTTCTCGGTTGGAATTTCGAATTGAACAAGAGAGTGGAAATTACATCGATGTGGAAGCAAGGATCAACGTCATTTTTGATGATGCCGGGGATGTCAGAAATCTGGTGTGTGTGATTCGGGATATGACGGAACGGAAAAAAGCAGAAGAAACGATTTATCATTTGGCATATCACGATACATTGACGGAATTACCCAATCGCAGATTTTTCGTGGACAGCTTACAAAAAGAAATTTATCAGGCGACAAGGATTCAATCGCAACTCGGGGTCTTGTTTCTTGATGTAGATAAATTTAAAACGATTAATGATTCCTACGGGCATGATATGGGTGATTTCACATTGATTGAAGTTGCGAAACGAATTAGAAAGTGCATCCGCCCATCGGATTTGGTTGCTCGTATAGGCGGGGATGAATTAACGATTTTGCTGACGAATATATCCAGCAACGAAGAAGTTGAGGCAGTGGCAGAAAGAATTAGAGATAGCTTCAAAGAACCTTTCGAACTGAACGGCACTTCACAAACCCTTTCTTGCAGTATTGGTATCTCCCTATTTCCTTCAGATGGCCGGGATGTTGATGAATTGCTACAACGAGCGGATATCGCGCTTTATACAGTTAAAGCACAGGGGAGGGGGAGGTTTTTATTTTTTCAACCTGAAATGGAAAGAAGACACCTAGAAAGGTCGATATTGGAAAATGAACTAAGAAAAGCTGTGCAGCAAGAGCTATTCTATTTGGAGTATCAGCCTAAGAAGAATCTTTGCACAGGCGCGATCTTTGGAATGGAAGCCCTTGTTCGCTGGGGGCATCCGGAATTGGGGACCGTTTCACCCGGCAAGTTTATTCCAGTCGCTGAAGAAACAGGGTTGATCATCCCAATAGGGGAGTGGGTGCTTCGAGAAGGCTGTAAGCAAGCGAAAGCTTGGCAGGATCAAGGATACAAATCATTAACACTATCGGTGAATATGTCTGTCCAACAATTTACCCAAAACTTGCCGGCAAAAATCCAGGAAATATTGAATGATACCGGATTGGAACCCAGATGGCTGGAGTTAGAGGTGACGGAAAGCATTTTCGCGGATCTGGCTTATTCATTGAAAATCCTTAAGGAAATCAGAGCGTTAGGTGTGCATATATCCATCGATGATTTTGGTACAGGCTACAGTTCGTTTAGTTACATTAAACATTTGCCGGTAGATACCTTGAAAATAGATGCTTCGTTTACCCAAGATATTCATGAAAACGATGAAAGTCAGGCGATTGTAAAGTCGATTTTAGAAGTAGCGAAAACATTAAACATAGGGGTCGTTGCTGAAGGCATTGAAAGGCAGGAGCAGCTATCAGCCTTGAGTCAGGATGGATGTTTTCAAGGGCAAGGGTTTTTATTTAGCAAACCATTATCCAAAGAGAAATTTGAAAAATATTTGGGTAGCAAGGAGTGA
- a CDS encoding YutD family protein, protein MVQTHEQRFELVEEGKSGWDEEAFLKRYSEILNKYDYIVGDWGHEQLRLRGFFHDNHKKANVDSKASTIYDYLFEYCNFDCPYFILKNVT, encoded by the coding sequence ATGGTTCAAACCCATGAGCAACGATTTGAGCTCGTGGAAGAGGGGAAATCCGGATGGGACGAAGAGGCCTTTTTAAAACGATACAGTGAAATTCTTAATAAGTATGACTATATCGTCGGCGATTGGGGCCATGAACAATTGCGCCTCCGTGGATTTTTCCATGATAACCACAAAAAAGCAAACGTTGATAGCAAAGCTAGCACCATCTATGACTATCTGTTCGAATACTGTAATTTTGACTGTCCGTATTTTATCTTGAAAAATGTTACGTGA
- the lipA gene encoding lipoyl synthase: MGKKEEHIRKPDWLKIKLNTNQSYTGLKKMMREKRLHTVCEEARCPNIHECWAERKTATFMILGDVCTRGCRFCAVKTGLPNELDWGEPERLAESVEQMGLKHVVITAVARDDLKDGGSRVYAETIRAVRRRNPLTTIEVLPSDMMGLHDNLQTLMEARPNILNHNVETVRRLTKKVRARATYDRSLEFLRYSKELHPDIPTKSSLMIGLGETPEEIEEVMDDLRAQDVDIMTIGQYLQPTKKHLDVQKYYTPEEFARFKEIAMQKGFRHCEAGPLVRSSYHADEQVNKAQVWQEAAKYQGNEASV, encoded by the coding sequence GTGGGGAAGAAAGAAGAACATATTCGCAAGCCGGATTGGCTAAAAATAAAGTTAAATACAAATCAATCCTATACAGGCCTCAAGAAGATGATGCGCGAAAAAAGACTACATACTGTCTGTGAAGAAGCACGTTGCCCGAATATTCATGAGTGTTGGGCGGAGAGAAAAACCGCCACATTTATGATCCTCGGTGATGTATGCACACGTGGTTGCCGATTCTGTGCGGTGAAAACCGGCCTTCCCAATGAACTTGATTGGGGCGAACCGGAACGCTTGGCCGAGTCCGTGGAACAAATGGGTTTGAAACATGTCGTCATTACGGCTGTTGCCCGCGATGATCTGAAAGACGGAGGTTCAAGGGTTTATGCAGAAACCATTCGCGCTGTCCGACGTCGCAATCCGCTCACGACGATTGAAGTGTTGCCTTCGGATATGATGGGATTGCATGACAATTTGCAAACGCTCATGGAAGCACGGCCGAATATATTAAACCATAACGTTGAAACGGTTAGGCGTTTAACGAAGAAAGTTCGAGCGCGGGCGACGTATGATCGTTCTTTGGAGTTTCTCCGCTATTCCAAGGAGTTGCATCCCGATATTCCAACGAAATCAAGCCTCATGATCGGTCTTGGGGAAACGCCCGAAGAAATCGAAGAAGTGATGGATGATTTGCGAGCTCAAGATGTGGATATTATGACCATTGGGCAGTATCTGCAGCCGACAAAGAAGCATTTGGATGTACAAAAATACTATACACCTGAGGAATTTGCCCGGTTTAAAGAAATTGCTATGCAGAAAGGGTTCCGTCATTGTGAGGCAGGGCCCCTCGTTCGTTCTTCTTACCATGCCGATGAGCAGGTCAATAAAGCGCAAGTATGGCAGGAAGCTGCGAAATATCAAGGTAACGAGGCGTCTGTGTGA
- a CDS encoding M23 family metallopeptidase, whose amino-acid sequence MNKKTLPLLLLVISFSLTFSPEMNAAEDEETIDIDHERMVLYKEMDGITHVPWYWLAAIDAHERGLNVARNDRDEKEGLIDIYYSPRDWVGALNPDLEDNDAARISMFGGIGLDGDDDGEANRQEDRDLLYTMARQISTYGYDDENIRIALWEHYQRDQAVRIISGHAQLFKEYGTIALGDTAFPVPLEYNYTYHSTWGDTRGWGGRRIHEGTDIFAGHSTPVRATKYGVVELKGWNTYGGWRIGIRDPENVYHYYAHLSSFADGIEEGSIVEPGMEIGKVGSSGYGKPGTEGKFPPHLHYGLYRDNGYSEWSFDPYPSLNSWEKKERQKD is encoded by the coding sequence ATGAACAAAAAAACACTCCCCCTCCTTTTACTCGTTATCAGCTTTTCCCTAACGTTCTCACCGGAAATGAATGCAGCAGAAGATGAGGAAACCATCGATATTGACCATGAACGAATGGTTCTCTATAAAGAAATGGATGGAATCACCCACGTCCCCTGGTATTGGCTTGCTGCCATCGACGCGCATGAACGTGGTTTAAATGTTGCCCGCAACGATCGGGACGAAAAAGAAGGACTCATTGATATTTACTATTCCCCACGCGATTGGGTAGGGGCCTTAAATCCGGACCTGGAAGATAATGATGCGGCACGCATCAGCATGTTTGGTGGCATTGGCCTTGACGGAGATGACGACGGGGAAGCGAATCGCCAAGAAGATCGGGATCTCCTATACACCATGGCTCGGCAGATTTCTACTTATGGGTATGATGATGAAAATATTCGCATCGCGTTATGGGAACATTATCAGCGCGATCAAGCCGTACGTATTATTAGCGGTCATGCACAACTTTTTAAGGAATATGGAACCATTGCCTTGGGTGATACTGCGTTTCCCGTTCCCCTTGAATACAATTACACGTACCATAGCACCTGGGGCGACACGCGTGGTTGGGGCGGCAGGAGAATTCATGAAGGCACGGACATTTTCGCCGGCCATAGTACCCCCGTGCGAGCCACGAAGTACGGGGTCGTTGAATTAAAAGGTTGGAACACGTATGGCGGGTGGCGGATCGGCATTCGCGACCCGGAAAATGTTTACCATTATTATGCCCATCTAAGCAGCTTTGCAGACGGCATTGAAGAAGGTAGTATTGTTGAACCCGGGATGGAAATTGGCAAAGTCGGAAGCTCCGGTTACGGAAAGCCAGGAACGGAAGGCAAATTCCCGCCTCACCTCCACTATGGACTTTATCGGGACAACGGGTACTCCGAATGGTCGTTTGATCCATATCCATCCTTAAACTCCTGGGAAAAGAAAGAACGCCAGAAGGATTAG
- a CDS encoding sodium-dependent transporter — translation MQGREQWATRLGFILAAVGSAVGLGNIWRFPYIAGEYGGASFLLVYLVCIFIIGLPTMIAEFSIGKRGQLDAVGSFSKTAPAKPWVIGGWLGVITSFLIVSFYAVITGWIFYYMFSYLTGSLQQVEPGGVEEFFGGFVGDAFLPVMWQLIVMGIIVGILYFGVRKGIELSSKIFMPLLAVLLLVLAGYGLTLDGAGEGLSFLFVPDWSALGDPSLYLAAIGQAFFTLSLGMGIMVTYGGYLSKQTGNRLPGTATSIVLLDTLFAILVAVVIFTAVFTIGADAGQGPTLIFVVLPEVFNQMAAGGTFFAILFFFLVFIAGLSSAISLAEVSVSFAMRQVKLTRKKAALIVGGLITLVGIPSALSQGGPLGDFLIAGLPFLDFIDVLTDSYLLPIGGLIVVLFVGWGWKSRATLETADFKNQVFAKTWLFLIRFVAPIMILIILLANLFGIEA, via the coding sequence ATGCAGGGAAGGGAACAGTGGGCGACGCGGCTCGGCTTTATTTTAGCTGCCGTCGGTTCGGCCGTCGGATTGGGGAACATATGGCGTTTCCCTTATATTGCCGGTGAATATGGGGGCGCTTCTTTTTTACTCGTTTATTTGGTCTGTATTTTTATCATCGGTTTACCTACAATGATCGCGGAGTTTTCCATCGGAAAACGGGGGCAACTTGATGCCGTTGGCTCTTTTTCAAAAACGGCACCTGCTAAACCATGGGTCATTGGTGGCTGGCTCGGCGTTATTACATCATTTCTAATCGTTTCCTTTTATGCTGTTATTACCGGTTGGATCTTTTACTATATGTTCAGTTATTTGACCGGAAGTCTCCAACAAGTGGAGCCGGGGGGCGTTGAAGAATTTTTCGGAGGCTTTGTCGGAGATGCGTTTCTCCCCGTGATGTGGCAACTGATTGTAATGGGTATTATTGTTGGTATTTTATACTTTGGGGTTCGAAAAGGAATTGAGCTGAGTAGTAAGATCTTCATGCCTTTACTCGCTGTCCTCCTTTTGGTCCTGGCGGGATATGGGCTAACATTGGATGGTGCCGGTGAAGGATTGTCCTTTTTATTCGTCCCTGATTGGAGTGCTTTGGGAGATCCTTCGCTTTATTTAGCCGCGATCGGCCAGGCGTTCTTTACGCTATCACTGGGAATGGGGATTATGGTCACTTATGGCGGTTATCTTTCAAAACAAACAGGAAACCGTTTGCCGGGGACCGCAACTAGTATTGTGCTTCTGGATACCTTGTTTGCTATCTTGGTCGCCGTGGTTATTTTTACCGCTGTATTTACGATCGGAGCCGACGCGGGTCAAGGACCGACATTAATATTCGTTGTGCTTCCGGAAGTATTTAATCAGATGGCGGCAGGCGGAACATTCTTTGCCATTTTGTTCTTCTTCCTTGTCTTTATCGCCGGCCTATCCTCAGCCATTTCACTGGCGGAAGTCAGCGTGTCCTTTGCGATGCGACAAGTGAAATTGACCAGGAAAAAAGCGGCGCTTATCGTTGGCGGTTTGATCACGCTAGTCGGTATACCTTCTGCCTTAAGTCAAGGAGGCCCGCTCGGTGACTTCCTGATCGCCGGTCTGCCGTTCCTTGATTTTATAGATGTCCTTACAGACAGCTATCTGCTCCCGATTGGCGGTTTAATTGTCGTCCTTTTTGTCGGTTGGGGGTGGAAGAGTAGAGCAACGCTTGAAACAGCTGACTTTAAAAATCAGGTTTTTGCAAAGACTTGGCTCTTCTTGATTCGATTTGTCGCCCCGATCATGATTTTAATTATTTTACTCGCGAACCTTTTCGGAATCGAAGCATAG
- the yunB gene encoding sporulation protein YunB, giving the protein MVLKIPNDRKKQRRGGPLPFRYVLLISFVIFIFLTVQGLYFIDQHVRPALMTIATIETQRISTQAINQAVSRDLTDQEQLDDLVLMETTEEGDIASLAFDASVYNQVLEDAIDLIHSYLEEVESGIPDGEIPSELEEEIEDMGVGRVEDGGIYNIPLGMATNNALLAQLGPQVPVNFSAVGDPHVDMEERVENVGINNTWLRIGLSIEMDIRVVIPFGTEEETATTFVPVGMVFVPGDVPDYYGEGGGMPIPAINPSGDEEEVEMQAPDAEGEDMPAVDEETQN; this is encoded by the coding sequence ATGGTTTTAAAAATACCGAATGATCGAAAAAAACAGCGCAGGGGCGGCCCGCTCCCTTTTCGCTATGTTTTACTTATTTCATTTGTGATTTTTATTTTTTTAACGGTGCAAGGGCTGTATTTCATTGACCAACATGTGCGTCCGGCTTTAATGACGATTGCAACCATCGAAACGCAGAGGATTTCAACGCAAGCGATCAATCAGGCAGTGTCAAGGGATTTGACAGACCAGGAACAGCTGGATGATCTTGTGTTGATGGAAACGACAGAAGAAGGTGACATTGCATCTTTGGCATTTGACGCATCTGTCTATAACCAAGTCCTTGAAGATGCGATCGACCTCATTCACTCTTACTTGGAAGAAGTGGAATCGGGGATACCGGACGGAGAGATCCCCAGTGAACTGGAGGAAGAAATCGAGGACATGGGTGTCGGCCGCGTGGAAGACGGCGGGATTTACAACATTCCGCTAGGTATGGCGACGAATAATGCTTTGCTTGCACAGCTTGGCCCGCAGGTGCCGGTCAACTTTTCTGCGGTTGGTGATCCCCATGTGGACATGGAAGAGCGAGTAGAAAATGTTGGTATCAACAACACATGGCTGCGTATCGGTCTTTCCATTGAAATGGATATCCGTGTTGTCATTCCCTTTGGGACGGAGGAAGAAACGGCGACCACATTTGTTCCGGTAGGTATGGTGTTTGTGCCCGGTGATGTCCCCGATTATTACGGCGAAGGCGGCGGTATGCCGATCCCGGCCATAAACCCGAGTGGGGATGAGGAAGAGGTGGAGATGCAGGCACCGGATGCCGAAGGTGAGGATATGCCAGCGGTCGATGAGGAAACGCAAAACTGA
- a CDS encoding dihydrofolate reductase, with translation MLSMMVAHDRNRGIGKNNAMPWHLPADLSFLKKNTVGKTIVMGRSTFEAIGRPLPKRRNIVLTTQTDVEFEGIETVHAIETIIAENKRADEEWVILGGSHVYEQALPYADRLYITFIDQSFDVDRFFPEFDQYEWELNWQEKGVKNDKNPYDYWFQIYDRK, from the coding sequence ATGCTATCCATGATGGTCGCCCACGACCGAAACCGTGGAATTGGAAAAAATAATGCAATGCCTTGGCATCTACCGGCAGATCTTTCTTTTTTAAAGAAAAACACCGTCGGCAAGACGATTGTGATGGGAAGGTCTACATTTGAAGCGATCGGAAGGCCGCTGCCGAAGCGGAGGAACATCGTTTTAACGACCCAAACAGATGTTGAATTTGAAGGCATTGAAACGGTACATGCCATTGAAACGATTATTGCAGAAAATAAGCGCGCCGATGAGGAATGGGTTATTCTCGGCGGGAGTCATGTGTACGAACAAGCTTTACCATATGCGGATCGACTTTACATCACTTTTATTGATCAATCATTTGACGTTGACCGTTTTTTCCCCGAGTTTGATCAATATGAATGGGAACTGAACTGGCAAGAAAAAGGTGTAAAAAATGATAAGAATCCGTATGACTACTGGTTTCAGATCTATGACCGCAAATAA
- a CDS encoding thymidylate synthase — MSRSEQQYLDLLADILENGDQKMDRTGTGTRSIFGRQMRFDLNEGFPLITTKRVPFSLIKSELLWFIKGDNNIRYLLKHNNNIWNEWAFQRYVKSDDYQGPDMSDFGRRSLQDDEFRKRYEQEMDAFKQRILNEDAFAAIHGDLGNIYGRQWRAWKTSRGEMIDQLADVIEMIKKTPDSRRLIVSAWNPEDVPTMALPPCHTLFQFYVANGKLSCQLYQRSADMFIGVPFNIGSYALLTQLIARECGLAVGTLVHTLGDAHLYQNHLEQARTQLIREPRTLPTVSVSPLSKVIFDLEADDITLEGYEPHPTIRAPIAV, encoded by the coding sequence ATGAGCCGCAGTGAACAACAATACCTGGATCTCCTCGCGGATATCCTTGAAAACGGAGATCAAAAAATGGATCGGACAGGCACAGGAACGCGATCGATCTTTGGCCGGCAAATGCGATTTGATTTAAACGAAGGCTTTCCGCTGATAACGACAAAACGTGTCCCTTTTTCGTTAATCAAAAGTGAACTGTTGTGGTTCATAAAAGGGGACAACAATATTCGATACTTACTCAAGCATAATAATAATATTTGGAACGAATGGGCGTTCCAACGCTATGTGAAAAGCGACGATTATCAAGGTCCGGATATGTCCGACTTCGGCCGCCGTTCCTTGCAGGATGATGAATTCCGCAAGCGCTATGAGCAAGAAATGGATGCGTTTAAACAGCGCATCCTAAACGAAGATGCTTTTGCCGCGATACATGGCGATCTGGGCAATATTTACGGCCGCCAGTGGCGTGCCTGGAAAACGTCGAGAGGCGAAATGATTGATCAACTTGCGGATGTGATCGAGATGATTAAAAAAACACCCGATTCACGACGCCTGATCGTTTCTGCTTGGAACCCCGAAGACGTCCCAACGATGGCACTCCCTCCTTGCCATACATTGTTTCAATTTTATGTGGCAAACGGGAAGCTTTCCTGTCAGCTTTATCAACGGAGCGCGGACATGTTTATTGGTGTCCCGTTCAATATCGGGAGTTACGCGTTGCTCACTCAGTTAATTGCACGAGAATGTGGACTTGCCGTCGGTACACTCGTCCATACGTTGGGAGATGCCCACCTTTATCAAAATCATCTCGAACAGGCGCGAACGCAACTGATACGCGAGCCGCGCACATTGCCGACCGTTTCTGTGTCTCCCTTGTCAAAGGTGATTTTTGATTTGGAGGCAGATGACATTACGTTAGAAGGGTACGAACCACACCCTACCATTCGTGCCCCGATTGCTGTATAG